A window of Christiangramia forsetii KT0803 contains these coding sequences:
- a CDS encoding queuosine precursor transporter, giving the protein MILSALFIASLVVSNLIFQKFFYWDFFGLYTFEISVGILPYPVTFLITDIISEIYGKKKANLVVTTGIFASFFSLLIIYLADAVPATSWSPINDSLFEKVFGATTIAVFASMVAYLLAQYIDIQLFHFWKKITKGKHLWLRNNFSTFLSQFADTFSVLFLLCSFGKIDWELFGGLLLSGFLFKVLIAALDTPFLYAAVYGLRKLFNLKPAEELNLDAV; this is encoded by the coding sequence ATGATCCTTAGCGCTTTATTTATTGCTTCCCTGGTAGTATCTAACCTCATCTTTCAAAAGTTTTTTTACTGGGACTTTTTCGGATTATATACTTTTGAAATTTCCGTTGGGATTTTACCATATCCGGTAACATTTTTAATTACTGATATTATTAGTGAAATCTATGGGAAAAAGAAGGCTAACTTAGTAGTTACCACAGGAATATTCGCCTCATTTTTCTCGCTATTAATAATTTATCTGGCAGATGCCGTCCCCGCTACCAGTTGGTCTCCTATAAACGATTCATTATTTGAAAAAGTTTTTGGAGCCACGACCATAGCAGTTTTCGCATCAATGGTTGCTTATCTTTTAGCTCAGTATATAGATATCCAGCTATTCCACTTCTGGAAAAAAATTACCAAAGGAAAACACTTATGGTTACGAAATAATTTCTCAACTTTTCTATCTCAGTTCGCAGATACCTTTTCGGTCTTATTTTTGCTTTGTAGCTTTGGAAAGATAGACTGGGAATTATTTGGCGGACTGCTACTTAGCGGATTTTTATTCAAAGTATTAATAGCAGCACTGGATACTCCATTTCTATACGCTGCAGTTTATGGATTGAGAAAATTATTCAATTTAAAACCTGCTGAAGAACTTAACTTAGATGCAGTATAA